In Crassostrea angulata isolate pt1a10 chromosome 4, ASM2561291v2, whole genome shotgun sequence, one genomic interval encodes:
- the LOC128182585 gene encoding uncharacterized protein LOC128182585 isoform X2: MSMDNIIKQGYLKKAHPTSPSSTGASFATSIKQLFEPQRWYVFGMKMGIPYLEYYDKEESAFSGEPIHSFCMANCKRITYTMGRLNKVWTFCIFLEDRILELTADNRDSMLSWCRILERTLHAFGNLRKTSSEHVYSAYPIKRPPRKSLPVTPPDSPEPLGAEALPPLPSSNQGASSGSSEKEDIFESQSSLMDTLRNSGNLQNASAGLRESLIFANQNSSTSDEDVCNSFPEDGVCRSIPDDMGTEGDIDSDPEYSEAAWIIDDHHHLKQPHKGKPRHMRYHGDSESSASEPDTTGDEDFVAEDFFVSNKKLEKSPAVQRRFRDDLGIRRSPTPQPVRPVSMINYPASFNIYENYNPDKPLDLGLNLLSIPHPRKNSKKESHNQENLKRSDQYSVVRRPRMCSGDHPTTPTNPDMDDDNYDVAKFPLDEDLLLENNPYLAMADSDKNRTLTKEPIDLKSLDDGYQAIRSDASDPNSFDYEDMSCDTKKTRVSLPSSSDEKRLSGRSEASSTNRDSGSVFEGSRNSSSKEENLYAPFPGGLDFRNSDANMESVPSLPPPRQNGSESPKCSSPEKPPRNKKDSNVLSPPHSNRNSRESRTPEGPSPIPPPLESIPVRRTLQEVLSQENIPCRVPPKPAGHARSLSDLPTSNPEDPDKGNFYSVQPLPPKRKNIPPPTDYAFVTPKPEERGDIPQLPPPRGQVPQRIEGRGVNSPPQQSFKFKPGKSEPTAAADCTDDSEEYEDATGMNGQPPKPPPRLSMKPNLNKSKSYHNAEERAQITQDDPPVRPKSSVVRQQSLQERQRISQTVGVINVVPLKQSQVEILQQEQRHPSINVTINRPTGTKIALVDCFEKVWVAGWDMKTCPRLNDKIHIGDQLLKINDKRVKNSADAQKMYKSAEDSVILTVQRLPYAQVIAIHRQETKQPIGIQRDGGTSKIVYVDPNGLAAKHGLQQRARSVLVGSEFCYWCLTEINSRPLDLSFKGNEIEHLLNAVGKDISIVVQPEDFMKELKKQLKKLKNYKDLLMRY; encoded by the exons ttGTTTGAACCCCAAAGATGGTATGTGTTTGGAATGAAGATGGGGATTCCGTATCTGGAATACTACGACAAAGAGGAGAGCGCCTTTTCAGGGGAGCCAATCCATTCCTTCTGCATGGCCAACTGTAAACGCATCACTTACACCATGGGGAGACTTAACAAGGTGTGGACGTTCTGTATCTTCCTCGAGGACCGAATCCTGGAACTAACTGCTGATAACAG AGACAGTATGCTTTCATGGTGCAGGATACTGGAAAGAACTCTACATGCCTTTGGAAACCtt agaaaaaCCAGCAGTGAACATGTTTACAGCGCCTACCCTATAAAACGGCCCCCCAGGAAAAGCCTCCCTGTAACCCCTCCAGACTCTCCGGAACCCCTGGGAGCCGAGGCACTGCCCCCTCTACCCTCAAGTAATCAGGGTGCTTCCTCCGGGAGCTCGGAGAAGGAGGACATCTTTGAGAGTCAGTCGAGTCTTATGGACACTCTACGCAATTCAGGTAATTTACAGAACGCTTCAGCTGGACTGAGAGAGTCTCTGATCTTTGCCAATCAGAACTCATCCACGTCGGATGAGGATGTGTGTAACTCTTTTCCGGAAGACGGAGTATGTAGGTCGATTCCGGATGACATGGGAACAGAGGGAGACATCGATAGCGACCCGGAGTATAGCGAAGCCGCCTGGATCATAGATGATCATCACCATTTGAAACAACCCCACAAAG GAAAACCTAGACATATGCGATACCATGGCGACTCGGAGTCGAGTGCTAGTGAACCGGATACCACAGGTGATGAAGACTTCGTGGCAGAGGACTTTTttgtaagtaataaaaaacTCGAGAAATCCCCAGCAGTACAGCGTCGATTCCGCGATGACCTTGGAATTCGAAGAAGTCCCACCCCACAACCAGTGCGCCCTGTTTCCATGATCAATTACCCTGCATCGTTCAACATCTACGAAAACTACAATCCCGACAAACCTTTGGATTTGGGGTTGAATTTATTGTCCATTCCACATCCGAGAAAGAACAGTAAAAAGGAAAGCCATAACCAGGAAAACCTCAAGAGATCGGATCAGTATAGTGTTGTCAGAAGGCCTCGGATGTGTAGCGGTGATCATCCGACAACCCCTACCAATCCAGATATGGACGACGATAACTATGATGTAGCGAAATTCCCATTGGATGAGGACCTATTACTTGAAAATAACCCGTATTTAGCCATGGCTGATTCTGATAAGAACAGAACTTTAACCAAAGAGCCCATTGACTTGAAAAGTCTTGATGATGGCTACCAAGCTATCAGATCTGATGCTAGCGATCCAAATTCGTTCGATTATGAGGATATGTCATGTGATACAAAAAAAACTAGAGTATCTTTGCCGTCAAGTAGTGATGAAAAGCGACTAAGTGGTAGAAGTGAGGCTAGTTCAACAAACAGGGACAGTGGTAGTGTGTTTGAAGGATCTCGAAATTCATCGTCCAAAGAGGAGAATTTATATGCCCCCTTTCCAGGAGGATTAGATTTCAGGAATTCCGATGCCAATATGGAAAGTGTCCCTAGTTTGCCCCCTCCAAGGCAGAACGGCAGCGAATCTCCGAAATGCTCTAGTCCCGAAAAACCGCCGAGGAACAAGAAAGATTCAAACGTTTTGTCCCCACCGCACTCAAACAGAAACTCCAGAGAATCCAGGACCCCCGAGGGCCCCAGCCCTATCCCCCCTCCACTGGAATCCATACCAGTAAGGAGAACTTTACAGGAGGTTTTGTCGCAGGAAAATATACCGTGCAGGGTACCGCCTAAGCCCGCTGGACATGCGAGAAGTCTTTCAGATCTACCCACAAGTAACCCCGAGGACCCTGATAAAGGCAACTTTTATTCCGTGCAACCTCTTCCCCCCAAACGAAAAAACATCCCCCCTCCAACAGATTACGCATTTGTGACCCCTAAACCTGAGGAGAGGGGGGATATTCCTCAACTTCCCCCTCCCCGGGGTCAGGTACCCCAGAGGATTGAGGGGAGAGGGGTAAATTCCCCACCCCAGCAGTCTTTTAAGTTCAAACCAGGTAAATCTGAACCAACAGCTGCTGCGGACTGCACCGATGACAGCGAAGAGTACGAAGATGCTACAGGTATGAATGGTCAGCCACCCAAACCCCCTCCCCGCCTGTCGATGAAGCCAAATCTGAACAAGTCCAAGAGCTACCACAATGCTGAAGAGAGAGCCCAGATTACGCAAGATGATCCCCCAGTACGACCAAAAA GTTCTGTGGTCAGACAGCAGTCACTACAGGAGCGACAGCGGATCAGTCAGACAGTGGGGGTCATCAATGTGGTGCCCCTCAAACAGAGCCAGGTGGAGATCCTACAGCAGGAGCAGCGCCACCCCTCCATCAATGTCACCATCAATCGACCGACCGGAACAAAGATCGCGCTGGTTGACTGCTTTGAGAAAGTCTG GGTTGCTGGCTGGGATATGAAGACCTGTCCCCGGTTGAATGACAAAATACACATTGGAGACCAATTGctaaaaatcaatgataaaaGAGTTAAAAATAGTGCAGATGCTCAGAAAATGTACAAGAGTGCGGAGGATTCCGTGATATTGACGGTGCAGAGACTGCCGTATGCTCAGGTGATAGCAATACATCGACAGGAGACCAAACAGCCAATAGGAATTCAGAGGGATGGGGGAACTTCAAAG ATTGTGTACGTAGATCCTAATGGATTGGCAGCAAAGCACGGACTACAGCAGCGAGCGCGCTCAGTGCTGGTGGGCAGCGAGTTCTGTTACTGGTGTCTGACCGAGATCAACAGCAGACCCCTCGACCTGTCTTTCAAGGGGAATGAG ATTGAACATTTGTTGAATGCTGTGGGTAAGGACATATCTATTGTTGTACAACCTGAAGACTTTATGAAAGAACTGAAGAAACAGTTGAAGAAGCTCAAAAACTACAAAGATCTGTTAATGAGGTATTAG
- the LOC128182585 gene encoding uncharacterized protein LOC128182585 isoform X1, producing MSMDNIIKQGYLKKAHPTSPSSTGASFATSIKQLFEPQRWYVFGMKMGIPYLEYYDKEESAFSGEPIHSFCMANCKRITYTMGRLNKVWTFCIFLEDRILELTADNRDSMLSWCRILERTLHAFGNLRKTSSEHVYSAYPIKRPPRKSLPVTPPDSPEPLGAEALPPLPSSNQGASSGSSEKEDIFESQSSLMDTLRNSGNLQNASAGLRESLIFANQNSSTSDEDVCNSFPEDGVCRSIPDDMGTEGDIDSDPEYSEAAWIIDDHHHLKQPHKGKPRHMRYHGDSESSASEPDTTGDEDFVAEDFFVSNKKLEKSPAVQRRFRDDLGIRRSPTPQPVRPVSMINYPASFNIYENYNPDKPLDLGLNLLSIPHPRKNSKKESHNQENLKRSDQYSVVRRPRMCSGDHPTTPTNPDMDDDNYDVAKFPLDEDLLLENNPYLAMADSDKNRTLTKEPIDLKSLDDGYQAIRSDASDPNSFDYEDMSCDTKKTRVSLPSSSDEKRLSGRSEASSTNRDSGSVFEGSRNSSSKEENLYAPFPGGLDFRNSDANMESVPSLPPPRQNGSESPKCSSPEKPPRNKKDSNVLSPPHSNRNSRESRTPEGPSPIPPPLESIPVRRTLQEVLSQENIPCRVPPKPAGHARSLSDLPTSNPEDPDKGNFYSVQPLPPKRKNIPPPTDYAFVTPKPEERGDIPQLPPPRGQVPQRIEGRGVNSPPQQSFKFKPGKSEPTAAADCTDDSEEYEDATGMNGQPPKPPPRLSMKPNLNKSKSYHNAEERAQITQDDPPVRPKSSVVRQQSLQERQRISQTVGVINVVPLKQSQVEILQQEQRHPSINVTINRPTGTKIALVDCFEKVWVAGWDMKTCPRLNDKIHIGDQLLKINDKRVKNSADAQKMYKSAEDSVILTVQRLPYAQVIAIHRQETKQPIGIQRDGGTSKIVYVDPNGLAAKHGLQQRARSVLVGSEFCYWCLTEINSRPLDLSFKGNETMQKNELIEHLLNAVGKDISIVVQPEDFMKELKKQLKKLKNYKDLLMRY from the exons ttGTTTGAACCCCAAAGATGGTATGTGTTTGGAATGAAGATGGGGATTCCGTATCTGGAATACTACGACAAAGAGGAGAGCGCCTTTTCAGGGGAGCCAATCCATTCCTTCTGCATGGCCAACTGTAAACGCATCACTTACACCATGGGGAGACTTAACAAGGTGTGGACGTTCTGTATCTTCCTCGAGGACCGAATCCTGGAACTAACTGCTGATAACAG AGACAGTATGCTTTCATGGTGCAGGATACTGGAAAGAACTCTACATGCCTTTGGAAACCtt agaaaaaCCAGCAGTGAACATGTTTACAGCGCCTACCCTATAAAACGGCCCCCCAGGAAAAGCCTCCCTGTAACCCCTCCAGACTCTCCGGAACCCCTGGGAGCCGAGGCACTGCCCCCTCTACCCTCAAGTAATCAGGGTGCTTCCTCCGGGAGCTCGGAGAAGGAGGACATCTTTGAGAGTCAGTCGAGTCTTATGGACACTCTACGCAATTCAGGTAATTTACAGAACGCTTCAGCTGGACTGAGAGAGTCTCTGATCTTTGCCAATCAGAACTCATCCACGTCGGATGAGGATGTGTGTAACTCTTTTCCGGAAGACGGAGTATGTAGGTCGATTCCGGATGACATGGGAACAGAGGGAGACATCGATAGCGACCCGGAGTATAGCGAAGCCGCCTGGATCATAGATGATCATCACCATTTGAAACAACCCCACAAAG GAAAACCTAGACATATGCGATACCATGGCGACTCGGAGTCGAGTGCTAGTGAACCGGATACCACAGGTGATGAAGACTTCGTGGCAGAGGACTTTTttgtaagtaataaaaaacTCGAGAAATCCCCAGCAGTACAGCGTCGATTCCGCGATGACCTTGGAATTCGAAGAAGTCCCACCCCACAACCAGTGCGCCCTGTTTCCATGATCAATTACCCTGCATCGTTCAACATCTACGAAAACTACAATCCCGACAAACCTTTGGATTTGGGGTTGAATTTATTGTCCATTCCACATCCGAGAAAGAACAGTAAAAAGGAAAGCCATAACCAGGAAAACCTCAAGAGATCGGATCAGTATAGTGTTGTCAGAAGGCCTCGGATGTGTAGCGGTGATCATCCGACAACCCCTACCAATCCAGATATGGACGACGATAACTATGATGTAGCGAAATTCCCATTGGATGAGGACCTATTACTTGAAAATAACCCGTATTTAGCCATGGCTGATTCTGATAAGAACAGAACTTTAACCAAAGAGCCCATTGACTTGAAAAGTCTTGATGATGGCTACCAAGCTATCAGATCTGATGCTAGCGATCCAAATTCGTTCGATTATGAGGATATGTCATGTGATACAAAAAAAACTAGAGTATCTTTGCCGTCAAGTAGTGATGAAAAGCGACTAAGTGGTAGAAGTGAGGCTAGTTCAACAAACAGGGACAGTGGTAGTGTGTTTGAAGGATCTCGAAATTCATCGTCCAAAGAGGAGAATTTATATGCCCCCTTTCCAGGAGGATTAGATTTCAGGAATTCCGATGCCAATATGGAAAGTGTCCCTAGTTTGCCCCCTCCAAGGCAGAACGGCAGCGAATCTCCGAAATGCTCTAGTCCCGAAAAACCGCCGAGGAACAAGAAAGATTCAAACGTTTTGTCCCCACCGCACTCAAACAGAAACTCCAGAGAATCCAGGACCCCCGAGGGCCCCAGCCCTATCCCCCCTCCACTGGAATCCATACCAGTAAGGAGAACTTTACAGGAGGTTTTGTCGCAGGAAAATATACCGTGCAGGGTACCGCCTAAGCCCGCTGGACATGCGAGAAGTCTTTCAGATCTACCCACAAGTAACCCCGAGGACCCTGATAAAGGCAACTTTTATTCCGTGCAACCTCTTCCCCCCAAACGAAAAAACATCCCCCCTCCAACAGATTACGCATTTGTGACCCCTAAACCTGAGGAGAGGGGGGATATTCCTCAACTTCCCCCTCCCCGGGGTCAGGTACCCCAGAGGATTGAGGGGAGAGGGGTAAATTCCCCACCCCAGCAGTCTTTTAAGTTCAAACCAGGTAAATCTGAACCAACAGCTGCTGCGGACTGCACCGATGACAGCGAAGAGTACGAAGATGCTACAGGTATGAATGGTCAGCCACCCAAACCCCCTCCCCGCCTGTCGATGAAGCCAAATCTGAACAAGTCCAAGAGCTACCACAATGCTGAAGAGAGAGCCCAGATTACGCAAGATGATCCCCCAGTACGACCAAAAA GTTCTGTGGTCAGACAGCAGTCACTACAGGAGCGACAGCGGATCAGTCAGACAGTGGGGGTCATCAATGTGGTGCCCCTCAAACAGAGCCAGGTGGAGATCCTACAGCAGGAGCAGCGCCACCCCTCCATCAATGTCACCATCAATCGACCGACCGGAACAAAGATCGCGCTGGTTGACTGCTTTGAGAAAGTCTG GGTTGCTGGCTGGGATATGAAGACCTGTCCCCGGTTGAATGACAAAATACACATTGGAGACCAATTGctaaaaatcaatgataaaaGAGTTAAAAATAGTGCAGATGCTCAGAAAATGTACAAGAGTGCGGAGGATTCCGTGATATTGACGGTGCAGAGACTGCCGTATGCTCAGGTGATAGCAATACATCGACAGGAGACCAAACAGCCAATAGGAATTCAGAGGGATGGGGGAACTTCAAAG ATTGTGTACGTAGATCCTAATGGATTGGCAGCAAAGCACGGACTACAGCAGCGAGCGCGCTCAGTGCTGGTGGGCAGCGAGTTCTGTTACTGGTGTCTGACCGAGATCAACAGCAGACCCCTCGACCTGTCTTTCAAGGGGAATGAG ACAATGCAGAAAAATGAATTG ATTGAACATTTGTTGAATGCTGTGGGTAAGGACATATCTATTGTTGTACAACCTGAAGACTTTATGAAAGAACTGAAGAAACAGTTGAAGAAGCTCAAAAACTACAAAGATCTGTTAATGAGGTATTAG
- the LOC128182585 gene encoding uncharacterized protein LOC128182585 isoform X3 gives MSMDNIIKQGYLKKAHPTSPSSTGASFATSIKQLFEPQRWYVFGMKMGIPYLEYYDKEESAFSGEPIHSFCMANCKRITYTMGRLNKVWTFCIFLEDRILELTADNRDSMLSWCRILERTLHAFGNLRKTSSEHVYSAYPIKRPPRKSLPVTPPDSPEPLGAEALPPLPSSNQGASSGSSEKEDIFESQSSLMDTLRNSGKPRHMRYHGDSESSASEPDTTGDEDFVAEDFFVSNKKLEKSPAVQRRFRDDLGIRRSPTPQPVRPVSMINYPASFNIYENYNPDKPLDLGLNLLSIPHPRKNSKKESHNQENLKRSDQYSVVRRPRMCSGDHPTTPTNPDMDDDNYDVAKFPLDEDLLLENNPYLAMADSDKNRTLTKEPIDLKSLDDGYQAIRSDASDPNSFDYEDMSCDTKKTRVSLPSSSDEKRLSGRSEASSTNRDSGSVFEGSRNSSSKEENLYAPFPGGLDFRNSDANMESVPSLPPPRQNGSESPKCSSPEKPPRNKKDSNVLSPPHSNRNSRESRTPEGPSPIPPPLESIPVRRTLQEVLSQENIPCRVPPKPAGHARSLSDLPTSNPEDPDKGNFYSVQPLPPKRKNIPPPTDYAFVTPKPEERGDIPQLPPPRGQVPQRIEGRGVNSPPQQSFKFKPGKSEPTAAADCTDDSEEYEDATGMNGQPPKPPPRLSMKPNLNKSKSYHNAEERAQITQDDPPVRPKSSVVRQQSLQERQRISQTVGVINVVPLKQSQVEILQQEQRHPSINVTINRPTGTKIALVDCFEKVWVAGWDMKTCPRLNDKIHIGDQLLKINDKRVKNSADAQKMYKSAEDSVILTVQRLPYAQVIAIHRQETKQPIGIQRDGGTSKIVYVDPNGLAAKHGLQQRARSVLVGSEFCYWCLTEINSRPLDLSFKGNETMQKNELIEHLLNAVGKDISIVVQPEDFMKELKKQLKKLKNYKDLLMRY, from the exons ttGTTTGAACCCCAAAGATGGTATGTGTTTGGAATGAAGATGGGGATTCCGTATCTGGAATACTACGACAAAGAGGAGAGCGCCTTTTCAGGGGAGCCAATCCATTCCTTCTGCATGGCCAACTGTAAACGCATCACTTACACCATGGGGAGACTTAACAAGGTGTGGACGTTCTGTATCTTCCTCGAGGACCGAATCCTGGAACTAACTGCTGATAACAG AGACAGTATGCTTTCATGGTGCAGGATACTGGAAAGAACTCTACATGCCTTTGGAAACCtt agaaaaaCCAGCAGTGAACATGTTTACAGCGCCTACCCTATAAAACGGCCCCCCAGGAAAAGCCTCCCTGTAACCCCTCCAGACTCTCCGGAACCCCTGGGAGCCGAGGCACTGCCCCCTCTACCCTCAAGTAATCAGGGTGCTTCCTCCGGGAGCTCGGAGAAGGAGGACATCTTTGAGAGTCAGTCGAGTCTTATGGACACTCTACGCAATTCAG GAAAACCTAGACATATGCGATACCATGGCGACTCGGAGTCGAGTGCTAGTGAACCGGATACCACAGGTGATGAAGACTTCGTGGCAGAGGACTTTTttgtaagtaataaaaaacTCGAGAAATCCCCAGCAGTACAGCGTCGATTCCGCGATGACCTTGGAATTCGAAGAAGTCCCACCCCACAACCAGTGCGCCCTGTTTCCATGATCAATTACCCTGCATCGTTCAACATCTACGAAAACTACAATCCCGACAAACCTTTGGATTTGGGGTTGAATTTATTGTCCATTCCACATCCGAGAAAGAACAGTAAAAAGGAAAGCCATAACCAGGAAAACCTCAAGAGATCGGATCAGTATAGTGTTGTCAGAAGGCCTCGGATGTGTAGCGGTGATCATCCGACAACCCCTACCAATCCAGATATGGACGACGATAACTATGATGTAGCGAAATTCCCATTGGATGAGGACCTATTACTTGAAAATAACCCGTATTTAGCCATGGCTGATTCTGATAAGAACAGAACTTTAACCAAAGAGCCCATTGACTTGAAAAGTCTTGATGATGGCTACCAAGCTATCAGATCTGATGCTAGCGATCCAAATTCGTTCGATTATGAGGATATGTCATGTGATACAAAAAAAACTAGAGTATCTTTGCCGTCAAGTAGTGATGAAAAGCGACTAAGTGGTAGAAGTGAGGCTAGTTCAACAAACAGGGACAGTGGTAGTGTGTTTGAAGGATCTCGAAATTCATCGTCCAAAGAGGAGAATTTATATGCCCCCTTTCCAGGAGGATTAGATTTCAGGAATTCCGATGCCAATATGGAAAGTGTCCCTAGTTTGCCCCCTCCAAGGCAGAACGGCAGCGAATCTCCGAAATGCTCTAGTCCCGAAAAACCGCCGAGGAACAAGAAAGATTCAAACGTTTTGTCCCCACCGCACTCAAACAGAAACTCCAGAGAATCCAGGACCCCCGAGGGCCCCAGCCCTATCCCCCCTCCACTGGAATCCATACCAGTAAGGAGAACTTTACAGGAGGTTTTGTCGCAGGAAAATATACCGTGCAGGGTACCGCCTAAGCCCGCTGGACATGCGAGAAGTCTTTCAGATCTACCCACAAGTAACCCCGAGGACCCTGATAAAGGCAACTTTTATTCCGTGCAACCTCTTCCCCCCAAACGAAAAAACATCCCCCCTCCAACAGATTACGCATTTGTGACCCCTAAACCTGAGGAGAGGGGGGATATTCCTCAACTTCCCCCTCCCCGGGGTCAGGTACCCCAGAGGATTGAGGGGAGAGGGGTAAATTCCCCACCCCAGCAGTCTTTTAAGTTCAAACCAGGTAAATCTGAACCAACAGCTGCTGCGGACTGCACCGATGACAGCGAAGAGTACGAAGATGCTACAGGTATGAATGGTCAGCCACCCAAACCCCCTCCCCGCCTGTCGATGAAGCCAAATCTGAACAAGTCCAAGAGCTACCACAATGCTGAAGAGAGAGCCCAGATTACGCAAGATGATCCCCCAGTACGACCAAAAA GTTCTGTGGTCAGACAGCAGTCACTACAGGAGCGACAGCGGATCAGTCAGACAGTGGGGGTCATCAATGTGGTGCCCCTCAAACAGAGCCAGGTGGAGATCCTACAGCAGGAGCAGCGCCACCCCTCCATCAATGTCACCATCAATCGACCGACCGGAACAAAGATCGCGCTGGTTGACTGCTTTGAGAAAGTCTG GGTTGCTGGCTGGGATATGAAGACCTGTCCCCGGTTGAATGACAAAATACACATTGGAGACCAATTGctaaaaatcaatgataaaaGAGTTAAAAATAGTGCAGATGCTCAGAAAATGTACAAGAGTGCGGAGGATTCCGTGATATTGACGGTGCAGAGACTGCCGTATGCTCAGGTGATAGCAATACATCGACAGGAGACCAAACAGCCAATAGGAATTCAGAGGGATGGGGGAACTTCAAAG ATTGTGTACGTAGATCCTAATGGATTGGCAGCAAAGCACGGACTACAGCAGCGAGCGCGCTCAGTGCTGGTGGGCAGCGAGTTCTGTTACTGGTGTCTGACCGAGATCAACAGCAGACCCCTCGACCTGTCTTTCAAGGGGAATGAG ACAATGCAGAAAAATGAATTG ATTGAACATTTGTTGAATGCTGTGGGTAAGGACATATCTATTGTTGTACAACCTGAAGACTTTATGAAAGAACTGAAGAAACAGTTGAAGAAGCTCAAAAACTACAAAGATCTGTTAATGAGGTATTAG